From the genome of Fusarium keratoplasticum isolate Fu6.1 chromosome 11, whole genome shotgun sequence, one region includes:
- a CDS encoding Fungal-trans domain-containing protein, whose translation MRYSLISAGERISSYVSHSLAVTMLTYLGLHALENGPSYRPTLCSEYRRRLVAQIFTTDKFGVSFAGRPPSLTGTFCSTPMPLDISDEDLGSDDTTLMQAFNLLDDHGWNTVGEIYPTTMIRARHMIAVIRDELIDIALCNRRPVDINQLQDIKTRQMISMSTFPEWVKYNPDDLINPEVDAKTLYFRITLQLDYLKNLFFVERLLHRHGQSDKRDLVLASFDLVKLTVELWNRQSSLDSPVILREFEWQLLEYGAPGGGILCQELLQPTPTGSDPRYAALTRSAIVQQLSLLVGFLDWVPPSAPAGESCANFKHLIQRVLDHHLNEPVELEARGNLETLGWGSLLPPPFRFGLLNSFDWLGPSV comes from the exons ATGAGGTACTCCTTGATCTCTGCCGGCGAAA GAATCTCGAGCTACGTCTCCCACAGCCTGGCCGTCACCATGCTCACATATCTTGGACTCCACGCTCTAGAAAATGGGCCCTCGTACAGACCAACACTTTGCTCCGAGTATCGACGTCGACTTGTCGCCCAGATCTTCACCACGGACAAGTTTGGCGTTTCCTTTGCTGGTCGGCCGCCCTCCTTGACTGGTACCTTTTGTTCCACTCCGATGCCCCTTGACATCAGTGATGAAGACCTTGGTTCTGATGATACCACTCTGATGCAAGCATTCAACTTGCTGGATGACCATGGCTGGAATACGGTTGGTGAGATATATCCGACCACCATGATTCGAGCGCGACACATGATCGCTGTCATACGCGACGAGTTGATCGATATCGCCTTGTGTAATAGAAGACCTGTGGATATAAACCAACTCCA AGACATCAAGACTCGACAGATGATATCAATGTCTACCTTTCCAGAATGGGTCAAGTACAACCCGGACGACCTCATTAACCCGGAAGTTGATGCGAAGACCTTGTACTTCAGAATCACACTCCAGCTCGATTACTTGAAGAATCTCTTCTTTGTGGAACGATTGCTTCATCGACACGGCCAATCTGACAAGAGGGATCTGGTACTTGCGAGCTTCGACCTCGTCAAACTAACAGTCGAACTCTGGAACCGTCAGAGCTCTTTGGACAGCCCCGTCATACTACGCGAATTCGAATGGCAG CTCCTGGAGTACGGGGCACCTGGTGGAGGCATCCTCTGTcaagagcttctccaacCAACTCCCACGGGATCTGATCCTCGCTACGCTGCACTGACGAGGTCGGCTATCGTGCAGCAGCTGAGCTTGCTGGTGGGATTCTTGGATTGGGTCCCCCCTTCTGCTCCTGCTGGGGAATCGTGCGCCAACTTTAAGCACCTCATCCAGCGCGTACTGGACCATCATTTGAATGAGCCTGTCGAGCTGGAGGCAAGGGGAAACTTGGAGACATTGGGCTGGGGATCATTGCTGCCGCCTCCCTTTCGCTTTGGGTTGTTGAATAGTTTTGATTGGCTTGGTCCTAGTGTTTGA
- a CDS encoding N-acetyltransferase domain-containing protein, giving the protein MALSIKKQLQNRTWTKGSYLISSDRTLLPIQKLQEVFASDDLYWAKPLPADAMREMLESSLCFGLYEQSQSDETASSSQAQFIGIARCITDYVTFIYLTDVWVDPKYQGQGLGTWLLKSIQEVIEAMPYLRRSLLFTGDWERSVPFYERVMGMEVMQGGNGEGLAVMGRKGKGHSSYVEDEN; this is encoded by the coding sequence ATGGCACTGTCGATCAAAAAACAACTTCAAAATCGGACTTGGACTAAGGGTTCATACCTCATATCAAGCGATCGGACCCTGCTGCCCATTCAAAAACTACAAGAGGTGTTTGCCTCTGATGACCTCTATTGGGCCAAGCCGCTTCCTGCAGACGCTATGCGTGAGATGCTGGAGAGCTCGCTATGCTTCGGCTTGTACGAGCAGTCCCAATCAGACGAGACGGCCTCTTCTTCGCAGGCTCAATTCATTGGCATAGCCCGCTGCATTACCGACTATGTCACCTTTATATACCTCACCGATGTGTGGGTTGACCCCAAGTATCAGGGGCAGGGGCTTGGAACATGGCTGTTGAAGAGCATCCAGGAGGTCATCGAAGCAATGCCTTATCTGAGACGGAGCCTGCTGTTCACGGGGGACTGGGAACGGTCTGTGCCCTTCTACGAGAGGGTTATGGGTATGGAGGTGATGCAAGGAGGGAATGGGGAGGGGTTGGCAGTTATGggaaggaagggaaagggGCATTCGAGTTATGTAGAGGATGAGAACTGA
- a CDS encoding Glyoxalase-like-dom domain-containing protein, which yields MADNISVRPILDHIVILISYETLQELPKRLEGALTVIDGGTHADGRTLNKLILFSDGVYIELIAFQQNLDPERRKSHRWGELEEGTVIDWAHTLPDEKDFVVIQKRVKDATSGATYRDPVAGGRIRPDGVELKWSVASAEDVSGNPLHPGTAPFWCLDRTPRHLRVPYQGDQGASSTKHPSGALGVSQVSVTVSESELDLIAGVYDGIHGPASDTGADGKAWSYVVHSGSTQGKHQLSLGKSQDQKRHIHITLLGEKNSPSTIEVLPGLTFGVES from the coding sequence ATGGCAGACAACATTTCTGTGCGGCCAATTCTCGACCACATCGTCATCCTGATCTCCTACGAAACCTTGCAAGAGTTGCCAAAGCGCCTTGAAGGTGCTCTTACAGTCATCGATGGTGGCACCCATGCTGATGGACGGACactcaacaagctcattCTATTCTCCGATGGCGTGTATATCGAACTCATCGCATTTCAACAAAACTTGGACCCGGAGAGGCGGAAGTCTCACCGATGGGGAGAATTGGAAGAGGGTACCGTCATTGACTGGGCACACACTCTCCCCGACGAGAAGGATTTTGTTGTGATCCAGAAACGGGTTAAGGATGCCACCTCCGGAGCCACTTATAGGGACCCGGTTGCGGGCGGGCGTATTCGCCCTGATGGAGTTGAGCTGAAGTGGTCAGTTGCATCAGCTGAAGACGTCTCTGGAAACCCTCTCCATCCCGGAACTGCTCCTTTCTGGTGTCTGGACCGAACACCTCGACATCTGAGGGTTCCATACCAAGGCGATCAAGGTGCTTCCTCTACGAAGCATCCGTCAGGGGCGCTTGGAGTTTCACAAGTCTCTGTCACGGTCTCTGAGTCGGAGCTGGATCTTATCGCCGGCGTCTACGATGGAATTCATGGGCCTGCTTCAGACACTGGCGCTGATGGGAAAGCGTGGTCTTATGTTGTGCACTCTGGTTCTACTCAAGGGAAGCATCAACTATCGCTGGGCAAGAGTCAAGATCAGAAGCGGCATATTCATATCACACTTCTTGGAGAGAAGAACAGCCCTAGCACTATTGAGGTTTTGCCTGGGTTGACTTTCGGGGTTGAGTCCTAG
- a CDS encoding AMP-N domain-containing protein — translation MPFTTEKVPDKYVDAVLPNTDLQTTLDLIVSSTHEVGNSFFTIAGHVRNGIIFPGGMSVDSTSLKEAIDECRVVKDEYEIALIKKANIISSAAHLTVIKSVKKCKNESEIDGLFLGECTKRGTKIQAYPSIVASGRTAATMHYERNSQNLYLNGMAKDVVVIDAGAEWNYYGADITRTLPISGKITPESRSIYEIVPKMQEACIAALKEGVLWDDLHVLAHKIAIDGLLALGILKGNNDEILAERISTAFMPHGLGHFLGMDTGGHPNETDPDPMFKYLSPKIFDSWLTLSQYIDEEVLDEYWDIGGVWY, via the exons ATGCCCTTCACGACTGAGAAAGTTCCTGACAAGTACGTCGACGCTGTCTTGCCAAACACCGACCTTCAGACGACGCTTGACTTGATTGTAAGCAGCACGCATGAAGTTGGGAACTCATTCTTTACCATTGCTGGACATGTGAGAAATGGGATCATCTTTCCAGGCGGAATGAGCGTGGACTCGACCAGCCTCAAAGAAGCCATTGACGAGTGTCGGGTGGTCAAGGACGAATACGAAATTGCCTTGATCAAAAAGGCAAACATCATCAGCTCTGCTGCACATCTAACCGTCATCAAATCTGTTAAGAAGTGCAAGAATGAGTCAGAAATTGATGGCTTGTTTTTAGGAGAGTGCACCAAAAGGGGAACCAAAATCCAAGCCTACCCGAGCATTGTTGCAAGTGGACGTACGGCTGCGACGATGCACTATGAAAGGAACAGCCAGAATCTCTACCTGAACGGAATGGCCAAGGACGTGGTGGTTATTGATGCCGGAGCCGAGTGGAACTACTATGGTGCAGATATC ACTCGAACTCTGCCTATCTCTGGCAAGATCACGCCTGAATCTCGTTCGATTTACGAAATTGTCCCGAAGATGCAGGAAGCTTGCATTGCGGCCCTGAAGGAGGGCGTTCTCTGGGATGATCTTCATGTGCTGGCGCATAAGATTGCCATTGATGGCCTCTTGGCGCTCGGTATTTTAAAAGGAAATAACGATGAGATCCTGGCGGAAAGAATCAGCACCGCTTTCATGCCGCATGGCCTCGGCCACTTCTTGGGCATGGATACAGGTGGTCACCCCAACGAGACCGATCCAGATCCCATGTTCAAGTATCTGAGCCCGAAAATATTCGATTCTTGGCTGAC GCTCTCGCAATACATTGATGAAGAGGTGCTTGACGAGTACTGGGATATTGGCGGCGTATG GTATTGA